Proteins encoded in a region of the Zea mays cultivar B73 chromosome 2, Zm-B73-REFERENCE-NAM-5.0, whole genome shotgun sequence genome:
- the LOC100381709 gene encoding uncharacterized protein LOC100381709, whose translation MADVDVDANNEAEQRTRSEPGTSMSPSSEADDDTASSTPNESPARAFAGHTLEEPPRRRAPSRRSRPVRMLQSVCRSLPLLNPRCGRPMMQAGACRIAAPSSRPAAAAAAPSSDSSSSLLTQLIASSSFGGAASSRRRLTGTLFGYRDGRVSLSLQQNARCQPTLVVELALPTHALLRELGAHAGARIVLEVEKRAEQGTADGNEAIATTDHDGWVLEELMWTMFCNGKRVGYAVRRDPTEEDIAVLETLWAVSMGGGVLPGRSDMDGPDGEMAYMRGSFEHTVGSRDSESLYMVGPPGGDCPELAIFFVRL comes from the coding sequence ATGGCCGACGTCGACGTGGACGCCAACAACGAGGCCGAGCAAAGGACGCGCTCGGAGCCGGGGACCTCCATGTCGCCGTCATCGGAGGCCGACGACGACACGGCCAGCAGTACACCCAACGAGTCCCCGGCGCGCGCCTTCGCGGGGCACACGCTCGAGGAGCCGCCTCGGCGGCGGGCGCCGTCCCGGCGGTCCCGTCCCGTTCGGATGCTCCAGAGCGTGTGCCGGTCGCTCCCGCTGCTGAACCCGCGGTGCGGGCGGCCGATGATGCAGGCCGGGGCGTGCCGGATCGCGGCGCCGTCGTCgcggcccgccgccgccgccgccgcgccgtcgtCGGACTCATCGAGCTCGCTGCTGACGCAGCTCATCGCGTCGTCCTCCTTCGGCGGGGCCGCGTCGTCGCGCCGCCGCCTCACCGGCACGCTCTTCGGCTACCGCGACGGCCGCGTGTCGCTGTCGCTGCAGCAGAACGCGCGGTGCCAGCCCACGCTGGTGGTCGAGCTGGCGCTCCCGACGCACGCGCTGCTCCGCGAGCTCGGCGCCCACGCGGGCGCGCGCATCGTGCTGGAGGTCGAGAAGCGCGCCGAGCAGGGCACCGCCGACGGCAACGAGGCCATCGCCACCACCGACCACGACGGGTGGGTGCTGGAGGAGCTCATGTGGACCATGTTCTGCAACGGCAAGAGGGTGGGCTACGCGGTGCGGCGGGACCCCACCGAGGAGGACATCGCCGTGCTGGAGACGCTGTGGGCCGTCTCCATGGGCGGCGGCGTGCTCCCCGGCAGGTCGGACATGGACGGCCCCGACGGCGAGATGGCGTACATGCGCGGGAGCTTCGAGCACACCGTCGGGTCCCGGGACTCGGAGTCGCTCTACATGGTCGGACCGCCCGGCGGCGACTGCCCGGAGCTCGCCATCTTCTTCGTTAGGCTATGA